ATTTCCAGAAAACTCAATTCGAAGACACCAACTTGGCCGGGAGATACGTCTTTTTCTTATCAACTGACCTGGTCTAAAGAGGAAACTGGGTCAGTTAACGTAGGGCAGATCACGTCCAGTTGTCACACAGCTACGCATGTGGATTCCCCTTTCCACTTCAACTCTAGTGGACTAACCATTGACCAACTGCCCCTTGAGCTATTTGTCGGTAATGCTTTAGTGGTCGATGTCTCATTTAAAGATGTTGTTCGCGTAGAAGATTTTGAAATGGTAGATTTATCAGGAGTACGACGGGTTATTTTGAAAACCAACGCATGGGTGGACCCGGAGCATTTTCCTGAATCGATACCAACGCTAGACCCTGAGTTGGGTCAATTGTTTCGTGAAAAAGGAGTAGAATTATTAGGGGTGGATTTACCTAGTGTCGATCCCCTCGATAGTAAAACATTAGATACGCACCACTCTTTTGAAGAAAATGGCGTGCATATTTTAGAAGGATTGCAACTCGCTCATGTCGAACCAGGTGAATATCGTTTGACCGCCCTTCCCCTCGCCATTGACGGGGCTGATGGAAGCCCAGTGAGAGCAATCTTAGAAACGTTAGAATAAATAATAAGTGAAGCCTATTCAATAAGAAAAATCCGAGCTAGATCCAATTCTATTCGTAGAATCAGGAATCATAGTTCGGATTTTCCTCTTTTAATGTCTGTATGCGAATTGA
Above is a window of Halalkalibacillus sediminis DNA encoding:
- the kynB gene encoding arylformamidase: MIIDISRKLNSKTPTWPGDTSFSYQLTWSKEETGSVNVGQITSSCHTATHVDSPFHFNSSGLTIDQLPLELFVGNALVVDVSFKDVVRVEDFEMVDLSGVRRVILKTNAWVDPEHFPESIPTLDPELGQLFREKGVELLGVDLPSVDPLDSKTLDTHHSFEENGVHILEGLQLAHVEPGEYRLTALPLAIDGADGSPVRAILETLE